The proteins below come from a single Aspergillus oryzae RIB40 DNA, chromosome 5 genomic window:
- a CDS encoding MBL fold metallo-hydrolase (Zn-dependent hydrolases, including glyoxylases), giving the protein MTEVAPNVFCISVTDVNATVLREGSDLTLIDGGWPGDVSTIENVIRSIGNRPEDVRAILLTHAHIDHLGAVQSFHDRLNVPIYSDPIEIRHAARYYLEQAAEADIMKGPMPQTLGWWERVLKVGADTDITITDVQPVASGQLDVPGRPVAIATHGHTSGHSAFYVPAARTVITGDCLVTGHACSTIEGPQPCPWFFNHSIPEAHSALKVLKSVDADIIIPGHGQPLNMPISQAVDIALKVAEESGFDKH; this is encoded by the coding sequence ATGACCGAAGTAGCTCCCAACGTCTTCTGCATTAGCGTCACGGACGTCAATGCCACCGTGCTCCGCGAGGGGTCCGACTTGACCCTCATTGATGGCGGATGGCCCGGCGATGTCTCTACGATAGAGAACGTGATCAGGTCCATTGGTAACCGACCAGAGGACGTGCGCGCGATTCTATTGACCCACGCCCATATCGACCACCTTGGCGCGGTGCAGTCATTTCATGACCGGTTGAATGTGCCCATCTACTCCGACCCGATTGAGATCCGTCATGCCGCCCGCTACTACCTTGAGCAAGCGGCCGAGGCCGACATTATGAAAGGCCCAATGCCACAGACCCTCGGCTGGTGGGAGCGGGTGCTTAAAGTGGGTGCCGATACcgacatcaccatcaccgacGTACAGCCTGTTGCCTCAGGGCAACTGGATGTCCCGGGTCGACCGGTTGCGATCGCCACGCATGGTCATACTTCTGGGCACAGCGCCTTCTACGTACCGGCAGCGCGCACTGTAATTACTGGTGACTGCCTGGTCACCGGTCATGCATGCTCGACGATCGAGGGCCCACAGCCATGTCCTTGGTTCTTTAACCACTCGATTCCCGAAGCACATTCGGCTCTCAAGGTACTCAAATCAGTCGATGCCGACATAATTATTCCCGGGCACGGGCAACCGCTTAACATGCCGATTAGTCAGGCCGTTGACATCGCCCTGAAGGTGGCAGAAGAAAGCGGGTTTGATAAGCACTAG
- a CDS encoding uncharacterized protein (predicted protein), with protein MDSFISVNQESYDPDGKDYYLGYREADFKRPFAKYYNPVTPAISDEVQKGLSASPWASSIGHTPWEAKTHMLRSGYTLLENGYTTLPDGTLYIAVRTSIPQITGDAYNWWFGWHLTDTSRYKLWNPIAHQYAWRYPNTMDWSNKSLPERYINTYSFISEFIGNDCSKLTIAFIDPQELGIDKSKFEEQGIEAMVVGRIKMGGMILLIGPQIRESKLADRLCTEHITSGFDNKSFLIHQVRRKPDGERELRSRFWIAGATPQVGHDLAVHCAIEMSRKSCIHSRGKAEYGQLIDMVE; from the exons ATGGACAGTTTCATCTCTGTCAATCAGGAGTCTTATGATCCCGATGGGAAAGACTACTACCTTGGATACCGGGAGGCCGATTTCAAGAGGCCATTTGCCAAGTACTACAATCCAGTCACCCCGGCAATAAGCGACGAAGTCCAAAAGGGACTGTCCGCCAGCCCCTGGGCAAGTAGCATTG GTCATACCCCCTGGGAAGCTAAGACGCACATGCTGCGGAGTGGATACACTCTACTCGAAAATGGATATACTACTCTGCCCGATGGAACTCTGTACATTGCAGTTCGGACCTCGATCCCGCAAA TTACCGGTGACGCCTACAATTGGTGGTTTGGTTGGCACCTAACAGATACATCCAG ATACAAGCTTTGGAACCCAATTGCACATCAATATGCCTGGCGATATCCTAACACCATGGATTGGTCCAACAAGAGCCTTCCGGAGCGCTATATCAACACATACTCATTTATATCTGAGTTTATCGGTAATGACTGTTCCAAGCTAACCATCGCTTTCATTGATCCCCAGGAGCTAGGGATTGACAAATCCAAATTTGAAGAGCAAGGTATTGAGGCCATGGTCGTTGGTCGCATAAAAATGGGCGGTatgatcctcctcatcggccCACAAATCCGAGAATCAAAGCTGGCTGACAGGCTCTGCACAGAGCACATCACATCTGGTTTTGACAATAAGTCTTTCTTAATTCATCAGGTCCGTCGTAAGCCAGATGGTGAAAGAGAACTTCGATCCAGGTTTTGGATTGCCGGTGCAACCCCCCAAGTCGGACATGACCTTGCAGTGCACTGTGCCATCGAGATGTCCCGTAAGTCATGCATTCACTCCCGAGGGAAAGCAGAGTATGGACAGCTTATTGATATGGTGGAATAG
- a CDS encoding ankyrin repeat domain-containing protein (ankyrin repeat): protein MSLLTLPNELLFCIATLLLPSVQDVDSVAKASKILYAIANPILYHRQIFHQDSAALIWAAQHGKADPCNRLLQEGANPNTHDLQHRTPLSWAARNGHTEVSTILLCAGTIDPNAPDAHLQTPLAWAAGHGQPSPFTVFDSLRPTTTTDAMHSKAGDYLAIVKLLLSAKGIQPDCRTERGETPLMAAAGAGAEDVVEELLRTGKVEANGKDKFGQTPLLAAALNGHLGVVQRLLAVEGVDADARSQCGETPLLAAARTGQARIVKLLLAIPTIEPDQEPNFGSRALLTAVEAGYTDVVEALLTHEKVDPSLPSKHGITALASAAQLGRTHIVRLLLAKGSDPDRKDRKGMTPLMLAAERGHVEAVELLLSTGRVHTDFDLTKMNRSSIFAPSKLNEDVVRVFDDYKSRYRGGSSLDS from the coding sequence ATGTCTTTACTAACCCTCCCAAATGAATTACTCTTCTGCATCGCtaccctcctcctcccatcGGTACAAGATGTGGATTCTGTCGCCAAAGCATCTAAAATCCTGTACGCAATCGCTAACCCCATTCTCTACCATCGCCAAATCTTCCATCAAGATAGCGCAGCCTTGATATGGGCTGCCCAACATGGCAAAGCAGACCCCTGCAACCGCCTGCTGCAAGAAGGCGCCAACCCCAACACCCACGATCTGCAGCACAGAACGCCCCTTTCATGGGCCGCCAGAAACGGTCACACCGAGGTCTCTACCATTCTTCTGTGCGCGGGGACGATAGACCCGAATGCGCCTGACGCGCATCTCCAAACTCCGCTCGCCTGGGCGGCAGGGCACGGCCAGCCTTCTCCATTCACGGTGTTCGATTCGCTCAGGCCAACAACAACTACGGATGCCATGCATTCAAAGGCGGGCGATTACCTTGCCATCGTGAAACTATTACTATCAGCGAAAGGGATCCAGCCGGATTGCCGGACCGAGCGCGGGGAAACACCCCTTATGGCTGCTGCAGGCGCGGGAGCAGAAGATGTAGTAGAGGAGCTTCTGCGCACGGGGAAGGTAGAGGCAAACGGAAAGGATAAGTTCGGGCAAACGCCGCTCCTGGCCGCAGCCCTGAACGGCCATCTCGGGGTCGTCCAGCGCCTCCTAGCAGTTGAAGGTGTGGACGCGGACGCCCGATCCCAGTGCGGAGAGACCCCACTCTTGGCCGCCGCGAGGACCGGACAGGCGCGCATCGTGAAATTGCTTCTTGCCATCCCTACCATAGAGCCTGACCAAGAGCCGAATTTTGGGAGCCGGGCCCTGTTAACTGCTGTTGAGGCTGGGTACACGGATGTGGTGGAGGCGCTTCTTACCCACGAGAAGGTTGATCCAAGCTTGCCAAGTAAACACGGCATTACGGCACTCGCGAGTGCGGCGCAACTAGGACGGACGCATATTGTGCGGTTACTGCTTGCGAAGGGGTCCGACCCGGATAGGAAGGACAGGAAGGGTATGACACCGCTTATGCTCGCGGCTGAGAGGGGACATGTCGAGGCAGTTGAGCTTTTGCTTTCTACTGGTCGGGTACACACTGACTTCGACTTGACAAAGATGAATCGGTCGTCTATCTTTGCACCGTCGAAGTTGAATGAGGATGTTGTGAGGGTGTTCGATGATTATAAGAGCCGATATCGAGGTGGCTCCTCGCTGGATTCTTAA